Proteins encoded within one genomic window of Pararhizobium capsulatum DSM 1112:
- a CDS encoding transporter substrate-binding domain-containing protein → MRRARYASLKFYGFFACCVLLVASFAQAQSLSVAKSARASGAENSTADLPLLFDSRERIAKPDLSALARLRFLTTVDFPPFNFIDQSGRLSGFHVDLVREICRDLEIEDKCQIQAVAYGDLLSALEGDQGEAVIAGLGITPELRQRFSFSRVYMPLPARFAGNRRLVGADTTLTTLASKAVGVVAGTSHDAMAHSFFPEMAIKPFETRQAMLDALKKGEVAGVFSDGMQLSFWTTGTEAAGCCVLMEGAYFSQRFLGEGLAILNRKADPALTQALNHALLNLSRSGRLNEIYTRYFPTGIY, encoded by the coding sequence ATGCGGCGCGCCCGTTACGCATCCTTAAAATTTTATGGGTTTTTCGCCTGTTGCGTGCTTTTGGTTGCATCTTTTGCACAGGCGCAATCCCTTTCGGTTGCGAAATCCGCCCGGGCGTCAGGCGCCGAAAATTCGACGGCCGATCTGCCGCTGCTGTTTGATAGTCGTGAACGCATCGCTAAGCCGGATTTGAGCGCTCTGGCGCGGCTGCGCTTTCTGACGACGGTCGATTTTCCGCCCTTCAATTTCATCGATCAGTCCGGGCGTCTCTCGGGTTTCCATGTCGATCTCGTGCGTGAAATCTGCCGCGATCTCGAGATTGAAGACAAATGCCAGATCCAGGCTGTGGCCTATGGCGATCTTCTGTCCGCCCTTGAAGGTGATCAGGGGGAAGCGGTCATTGCAGGCCTTGGCATTACGCCGGAGTTGCGCCAACGCTTCTCGTTCTCCCGTGTCTATATGCCTTTGCCGGCGCGCTTTGCCGGCAACCGCCGCCTGGTCGGGGCGGATACCACGCTTACGACCCTCGCCAGCAAGGCGGTCGGCGTCGTTGCAGGCACCAGCCATGACGCCATGGCCCATTCATTCTTTCCTGAGATGGCAATCAAACCGTTCGAAACCCGCCAGGCCATGCTCGATGCCCTTAAGAAGGGCGAGGTCGCAGGCGTCTTCTCCGACGGAATGCAACTGTCCTTCTGGACGACAGGGACTGAGGCTGCCGGCTGCTGCGTCCTGATGGAGGGCGCTTATTTCTCGCAGCGGTTTCTTGGCGAGGGGCTGGCGATCCTGAACCGCAAGGCCGATCCCGCCTTGACCCAGGCGCTCAATCACGCACTGCTCAATCTGTCCCGCAGCGGCCGGCTGAACGAGATTTACACACGCTATTTTCCAACCGGCATCTACTGA
- a CDS encoding thermonuclease family protein, producing MKRQLLTLAGGLGAIGLTALILLAGNATIQGTESAATPEFTLDTPTMEDMGTAEEQDDVPALPDATAPTPDTSVESEPLTLGTPDDVTSKPLERIEPRKPLSETMTKPEPGPQVLRHPVALSAGTIRFGNGTLQLEGLGPQSAERQCGEGTSAWPCGTVARTAFRNFLRARAMTCAVPDASWEGTVTARCSIGDIDPAQWLAENGWAEPAANSAFADSIRTAQTEKRGFYGDDPRDEIVEPFLMDDTAEPADALTEPAQ from the coding sequence ATGAAGCGGCAACTCCTGACACTGGCGGGTGGCCTGGGCGCCATCGGCCTTACGGCGCTGATCCTCCTTGCGGGCAATGCCACGATCCAGGGCACGGAGAGCGCGGCAACGCCCGAATTCACGCTCGATACGCCGACGATGGAGGACATGGGAACAGCCGAGGAACAGGACGACGTGCCCGCGCTGCCCGATGCAACAGCACCTACCCCCGACACATCGGTCGAAAGCGAACCCCTGACCTTGGGCACGCCGGATGACGTGACCAGCAAACCGCTTGAGCGTATTGAACCCCGCAAGCCCCTGTCGGAAACAATGACCAAACCAGAACCCGGACCGCAGGTTCTGCGCCATCCCGTGGCGTTATCGGCCGGTACCATTCGCTTCGGCAACGGCACGCTGCAGCTTGAGGGGCTGGGGCCGCAATCGGCTGAACGGCAATGCGGCGAAGGAACTTCGGCTTGGCCATGCGGTACTGTCGCGCGCACGGCATTCCGCAACTTCCTTCGAGCCCGCGCGATGACATGCGCCGTTCCGGACGCCAGCTGGGAGGGAACGGTGACGGCGCGCTGCAGCATCGGTGATATCGATCCGGCGCAATGGCTCGCCGAAAATGGATGGGCTGAACCTGCAGCAAACTCGGCCTTTGCCGACAGCATCAGGACTGCCCAGACGGAGAAGCGCGGCTTTTATGGCGACGATCCGCGCGACGAAATCGTCGAGCCGTTTTTGATGGATGATACGGCGGAACCTGCCGACGCCCTGACCGAGCCGGCGCAATAG
- a CDS encoding tellurite resistance TerB family protein has translation MNATLTQHEALVHVMVMMSAVDRTMTDGELERIGRLSRFLPVFEGFDDGRLVEIARDCAQMLGGPEGLDIALELVREALPARLYDTAYALAVEIAAADLALRQEEIRLLQLLRDRLHLDKLTCAAIERAAIARFRK, from the coding sequence ATGAACGCTACGCTTACGCAACACGAAGCCCTCGTCCATGTCATGGTCATGATGTCCGCCGTCGACCGGACCATGACGGATGGCGAGCTTGAGCGTATCGGCCGGCTTTCCCGTTTTCTGCCGGTTTTCGAAGGCTTCGATGACGGGCGACTGGTTGAGATCGCCCGCGACTGTGCACAAATGCTTGGCGGGCCCGAGGGATTGGATATTGCACTCGAACTGGTGCGTGAGGCTCTGCCCGCTCGCCTTTACGATACGGCCTACGCCCTTGCCGTCGAAATCGCGGCGGCCGATCTTGCCCTGCGGCAGGAGGAGATCAGGCTCCTGCAGTTGCTGCGGGACCGGCTCCACCTCGACAAGCTGACCTGTGCTGCAATCGAGCGCGCAGCGATTGCCCGGTTCCGCAAATAG